Below is a genomic region from Verrucomicrobiota bacterium.
ATGCGATGCGGGAGCAATCTTCGACAACTCGGCTTGGCCACGCAGATGTATTGGGACGACAACAGCGGAAATTGTTTTCGCTATCGCGGCGCGGCCACCAACGGTGGCGACATCTATTGGTTCGGCTGGCTAGGCGGCGGCATCGAAGGCCAGCGGCCCTTCGATGTGACACAAGGGGCGCTTTGGCCTTACTTGCAAGGTCGCGGCGTGGAGCTTTGTCCGTCGCTGAATTACGCGCTGGCGCAGTTTAAATTGAAGGCGGACGGCGCGGCTTATGGTTATGGCTACAACATCTATCTCTCTTCCACCGCCAATCTGCCGCCGGTGAACGTGAATAACATCCGCCGGCCCACCGAGCTGGCGCTTCTCGCCGACGCCGCGCAGGTCAATGACTTCCAGTCACCCGCCTCGCACGACAAGCCGATGCTCGAAGAATTTTATTATGTGGACAACCCCACGAATTATCCCAGCAGCAGCTATTATCCTCACGGCCATTTCCGCCATTCGCAACGGGCGAACGTCGTTTTCTGCGATGGCCATGTCGCGCCGGAAAAATTCCTGCCCGGCTCCATTGATCCAAGGATGCCGGGCCAGCTCGTGGGAAGGTTTCGCCCGGAAATCCTCAATGTACCGTAAGCGAGCCAGGCTGTTTGCTAGCCTTCGCTCTCGGGTAACCGGGGCTTGTCATCGAAACAGGAACCAAGCTGGACAAAAACGTACGTCCACAATACAGTTCAGCCATGAACCGAGACGGAGTGCAAAGTTTGTGGTTAACCTACTGTTAAACCCAGCAGCGATGCGGTGGATATGGACGTGAAAACCAGAGGAGAATTGATCGAGCAGGAACGACAGAATCGACTGAACACGGTTTATCAATTGGCAGATCGACTGGCTACACTTGCCACAGGCGCTCTTACCCTCATAGTTGCATTTCGGAACGATTTGACACCTGCGTCCGCGTGCGGACTGTGGCTTCTTCGCGCTTCCCTGATTTGCCTTATACTAACCATAGTTTCCTTCGTGTTCATTCATGTGAGTAAGATGGAGCTCCACAAGCGTACTATAGTAGCCATCGGGACAAACGACACATCCTCGGAGATAATTGAGCCTCCTCGATATTTCCATGTTGCGCGCTATGGCTTGATCGGTGGATTCACGCTCGGAATGGTTTTGCTCGGTATGTTTGGTGTAAGTGTTCGTTGAGTCTATGATTAACTGGCCCCAAGTGTATACAGGCCGCCTAATGCCGTGTGAATACTGAAAAGAATCATTTCGCTCTCAATTTCGACGACAAGACGTTGACGATTCATGTTAACGGCAAGCGCGTAGTTGCATATCCCACGAGCGAGCTTGCTCATAGTGTGCTCGAAGTTATATTCCTCCGTTTGGAATTACTAATTCGAAGGCCAGATAGGAAGGTATCATTCGAGGATATGGTTGTCGGTTTCCAAATTCCCAGCCGTGGGCCGTGCACGATTTGTGGCCGACAAGCTAATTTACTTGGCGGACTTTGCCACGCATGCTTCCACCAAGAGGCTTAATACCCAGATCGGCTACATTCTGTGCCGGTTTCAAATGCACCGCTGGACACCTGTGTCACCGTTCAAGCGCCAATCTGCTTCTTAATCGTCTCACCGATTTTCTGCGACCACTTTTCGAGCGCTTTGGCGTCGCGGCCTTCAAGCAAGAGCCGCGCTTTGGGTTCAGTGCCAGAGTAACGCAGCAGGAGGCGTCCACCGTGGGACTTCATTGCAGCTTCGGCTTCAGCGACGAGTTGCGCCACACCGTCAAGCTGGTCGAACGGTTTCTTTTCGCGCACCACGATGTTGGTGACCAGTTGCGGGAAACGCGTCCAGCATTTCGCGAGCTGGCTGAGCGGTTTGCCCGTCGCGCGCATGATGCGGAGCAATTGCAACGCGGCCACCAGACCGTCGCCGGTCGTGCTGTGGTCGCGGAAAATCAGGTGGCCGCTTTGCTCGCCGCCAAAGTTGAATCCGCCGCGCAGCATTTCATCAATTACGTTCTTGTCGCCCACGGCGGTCCGGATGAGGTTCCCGCCCGCCGAGGCAATCGCCGCACCAAGCCCCGCATTGCTCATCACGGTGCCGACGAGGGTGTTTTTGGCGAGCGCGCCTTGCGCCAGCAAATCCAGCGCGGCGATGGCCATGATGTCGTCGCCGTCAACCAGATTGCCGCTCTCGTCGCACATCAGCACACGATCGGCGTCGCCGTCATGCGCGATGCCCACGTCGGCGCGAAATTCGCGGACCTTCGCGCAGAAATGTTGCGGATGCATCGAGCCGCAGTCCTTGTTGATGTTTTTCCCATCGGGCTGATTGCCGAAAACGATGACGTCCGCGCCCAGTTCGCGCAGGACGCATGGGGTGGATTTGTAGGCCGCACCGTGCGCGCAATCCACGACGACGCGCATCTCATCGAGCGTCATGCCGCGCGGGAAACTGGCCTTGGCGAACTCGATGTAGCGGCCCAGCGCGTCGTCAATACGCACGGCCTTGCCAACGTCCTCGGCCGTGGGGCGGATGTCTTCGATGCGGCCGCTGAAAACCAGGTCCTCGACCTCGGCTTCGATCTTCTCGTCCAGCTTGTAACCATCGGCGCGGAAAAACTTGATGCCGTTGTCGGCGTAGGGATTGTGCGACGCGGTGATGACGATGCCGGCATCCGCGCGCAAGCTGCGAGTCACGTAGGCCACGCCCGGCGTGGGCAGCGGCCCGATGAACAGCACGTCCACGCCCATCGAAAGAATGCCGGAAGAGAGCGCGTTCTCGATCATGTAACCGGAGAGGCGTGTGTCTTTGCCGATGACGATTTTGTGTCGCCCGTGGCCGCGCGCCTGAGTTTCGATGTTTTTGAAAACGTGGGCGGCCGCGCGGCCGAGCTTCAACGCGGTTTCCGCAGTGACGGGTTCGATGTTGGCGATGCCCCGGACGCCGTCCGTGCCGAAGATTTTTTTTGAGACACTCATGGGTTGACGGTTCTTGGGGTCGTGGCTGTTTCCGGAGGTGCGATTGGTTCCACGTCCACTTTATCGGGGTCCACGCTGACGACGATCACGCCGTCGGGAACGCGAACCTGAACGTCCTTGCGGAGGCGGATTGCA
It encodes:
- a CDS encoding prepilin-type N-terminal cleavage/methylation domain-containing protein, translated to MNPRSSKVQAPSSRETSHLKHQVVARRRSLKFGAWNFPGAWSLEFGASRRAFTLVELLVVIAIIAILAALLLPALTRGKASAQRMRCGSNLRQLGLATQMYWDDNSGNCFRYRGAATNGGDIYWFGWLGGGIEGQRPFDVTQGALWPYLQGRGVELCPSLNYALAQFKLKADGAAYGYGYNIYLSSTANLPPVNVNNIRRPTELALLADAAQVNDFQSPASHDKPMLEEFYYVDNPTNYPSSSYYPHGHFRHSQRANVVFCDGHVAPEKFLPGSIDPRMPGQLVGRFRPEILNVP
- a CDS encoding phosphoglucosamine mutase — its product is MSVSKKIFGTDGVRGIANIEPVTAETALKLGRAAAHVFKNIETQARGHGRHKIVIGKDTRLSGYMIENALSSGILSMGVDVLFIGPLPTPGVAYVTRSLRADAGIVITASHNPYADNGIKFFRADGYKLDEKIEAEVEDLVFSGRIEDIRPTAEDVGKAVRIDDALGRYIEFAKASFPRGMTLDEMRVVVDCAHGAAYKSTPCVLRELGADVIVFGNQPDGKNINKDCGSMHPQHFCAKVREFRADVGIAHDGDADRVLMCDESGNLVDGDDIMAIAALDLLAQGALAKNTLVGTVMSNAGLGAAIASAGGNLIRTAVGDKNVIDEMLRGGFNFGGEQSGHLIFRDHSTTGDGLVAALQLLRIMRATGKPLSQLAKCWTRFPQLVTNIVVREKKPFDQLDGVAQLVAEAEAAMKSHGGRLLLRYSGTEPKARLLLEGRDAKALEKWSQKIGETIKKQIGA